The Nocardioides ginsengisegetis region CACCGTCGGCCCCGGGTCGGTCCAGCTCAGCACCGACTTCCACCGTGGCCCCGGCAGAGATCACGACGGGGACGCCCTCGGTGCCGTCGGTGACCGTGTTGGGCGTCGACTCGTGCCCGATCGGGCCGGCCGCGTTGCGGAACCGGTAGGCCGTGTAGCCCATCGTCCTGGCAGGCGGTCTCCGAGGCGTTGGTGACGCGGACCGTGAGGAAGCGCGACCCCGCGGCCCCCTCGAGAGCCCCCTTGGACGCCGTGAGGTCGGGGCCGGTGCACACGCGCACGTCCCCCGAGGACGGTCCGTTGACCGACGCGCTCGCGGCGCCCACGGGGGTGGGGGCGCCCAGGGCCAGCGCGAGCGCGGCGGCGACCGTGGGGGCGATCGCGGCGATCGGGTGCCGGCGGGTCCTGATGTCCATCGTAGTCCTCCGTCCGGGGCCCGGACGGGCCCTCATCTCTGGCACGCAGCCGGGGCCGCGAGGGTTGCTTCCGGGGTTGCTTCCCGCCCTCCGGACGGCGAGATTGTGCCCATGAGCGGCGACCTCCCCTTCGGCATCGACCTTCGGCGGCACCGGCATCAAGGGCGCGCCCGTCGACCTCGGGACCGGCGACTTCGCGGCCGAGCGCGTGCGCGCGACGACGCCCAAGCCCTCCACCCCCGAGGCGGTGGCGGAGGTGTTCGCGGGGATCCTCGAGCAGTTCCCCGACTCTCGGGGTCCGGTCGGCGTGACCGTGCCCGGCGTCGTACGCCACGGGGTGGTGCACTCCGCCGCCAACATCGACAAGTCCTGGCTCGGCACCGACGCGGACGCCCTCTTCACCAAGGCGACCGGCCGCGACGTGCATGTCGTCAACGACGCGGACGCCGCCGGCCTGGCCGAGGTGCGGTACGGCGCCGCCCGCGGGCGCGACGGACTGGTCATCGTCACCACCCTCGGCACCGGCATCGGCTCCGCCCTGGTGTACGACGGCGTGCTGGTGCCCAACTCCGAGCTCGGGCACCTCGAGATCGACGGCCACGGCGCCGAGAAGCGCGCCGCCAACAGCGCCCGGGAGTCCGAGGACCTGTCCTGGGCGAAGTGGGCCCAGCGGCTCACGACGTACTACCGGACCCTGGAGATGCTCTTCTCGCACCGACCTCTTCGTCGTGGGCGGCGGGATCAGCAAGAAGTCCGACGAGTTCCTGCCGCTGATCGACATCGACACCGAGATCGTCCCGGCGACACTGCGCAACAAGGCCGGGATCGTCGGGGCCGCGCTCTGCGCGACCCGCTGACGGGGACCCGGCTCAAGACCCGGCTCAGGACTCGGCGAGCGCCTTCAGCTTCGTCATCGCGTCGAGGGTCTGCCTGGGCAGCGCCCGCTTGATCATCGGCGTGAAGAGCTTGCCGAAGCCCTTGGTCTGGATCGTGATCTCGTGGGTCAGCGACGTCTCGGCACCCATCGGCGCGACCTTGAAGTCGACCGTCACGTCGGTCATCTTGTCGACGAAGTGCAGGGTGAGGTGGCGGTCCTGCTCGCGCGCCGCGACCTCGCCGTCCATCGTGCCGGTGCGGCTGCCGTCCTTGTAGTGGTACTTCAGCGGGCAGGCCGGCGTGGTTGGGGGCCGTCCTCGAGCTTGTCGATGCCCGTGCAGCGAGTCAGCCACTCCGGGGTCCGGGTGAAGTCGTCGATGATCGCGAAGACGTGCTCCGGGGAGGCGGCGACGGTCTCGGTGTGCGCGAAGCTGGGCATGCGCTCAGGCTAGCCCGCCCCGGACTCAGTGACCGCGGATCGCCGCGGCGACCGCCTTCGGCACGTCGGGGTGGAAGACGGTCGGG contains the following coding sequences:
- the ppgK gene encoding polyphosphate--glucose phosphotransferase — translated: MKGAPVDLGTGDFAAERVRATTPKPSTPEAVAEVFAGILEQFPDSRGPVGVTVPGVVRHGVVHSAANIDKSWLGTDADALFTKATGRDVHVVNDADAAGLAEVRYGAARGRDGLVIVTTLGTGIGSALVYDGVLVPNSELGHLEIDGHGAEKRAANSARESEDLSWAKWAQRLTTYYRTLEMLFSHRPLRRGRRDQQEVRRVPAADRHRHRDRPGDTAQQGRDRRGRALRDPLTGTRLKTRLRTRRAPSASSSRRGSAWAAPA
- a CDS encoding SRPBCC family protein; this translates as MPSFAHTETVAASPEHVFAIIDDFTRTPEWLTRCTGIDKLEDGPQPRRPAR